The following coding sequences lie in one Rutidosis leptorrhynchoides isolate AG116_Rl617_1_P2 chromosome 4, CSIRO_AGI_Rlap_v1, whole genome shotgun sequence genomic window:
- the LOC139841033 gene encoding uncharacterized mitochondrial protein AtMg01250-like, protein MVNWIMKCVSTTSFSLNVNRELHGFFQGKRGLRQGDPLSLYLFTIVMEVLTLMLKREVSESELFKYHLKCDKLEIVNLCFADDLFLLSCTYKESVMVIANALEEFKLCSGLVPTLPKSTVFLANCSIATKN, encoded by the coding sequence ATGGTTAACTGGATTATGAAGTGTGTCTCAACGACATCGTTTTCTTTGAATGTTAATAGAGAGCTTCACGGGTTCTTCCAAGGTAAAAGGGGTTTACGTCAGGGGGATCCATTGTCTCTGTACCTTTTCACTATTGTTATGGAAGTCTTGACTCTTATGCTTAAAAGAGAAGTTAGCGAGTCAGAGTTGTTTAAATATCATTTGAAGTGTGATAAATTGGAAATTGTTAATCTTTGCTTCGCAGATGATTTATTTTTGTTATCGTGTACTTATAAAGAATCGGTTATGGTTATTGCTAATGCTCTTGAAGAATTTAAATTGTGTTCAGGTCTTGTCCCTACCTTGCCGAAAAGTACAGTGTTCCTAGCCAACTGTTCGATTGCTACTAAAAATTAA